A single Thermosynechococcus vestitus BP-1 DNA region contains:
- the sufB gene encoding Fe-S cluster assembly protein SufB — translation MSATVQSLVNQPYKYGFVTPIETETIPKGLNEDIIRLISAKKNEPEFMLEFRLRAYRQWLKMSEPQWPRVSYPPINYQDIVYYSAPKQKEKLKSLDEVDPVLLETFEKLGIPLSEQKRLTNVAVDAIFDSVSVATTFREELAKQGIIFCSISEALQDYPELVQKYLGSVVPIGDNFYAALNSAVFSDGSFVYVPKNTRCPMELSTYFRINNGESGQFERTLIIADAGSYVSYLEGCTAPMFDTNQLHAAVVELVALDNAEIKYSTVQNWYAGDENGKGGIYNFVTKRGLCLGRNSKISWTQVETGSAITWKYPSCVLVGDNSVGEFYSVALTNHYQQADTGTKMIHIGKNTRSRIVSKGISAGHSQNSYRGLVKIGPKATGARNYSQCDSMLIGDTAAANTFPYIQVQNPTAQVEHEASTSKIGEDQLFYFAQRGISAEDAVSMMISGFCRDVFNQLPMEFAVEADRLLSLKLEGSVG, via the coding sequence ATGTCGGCAACGGTACAATCCCTCGTCAATCAGCCCTACAAATACGGCTTTGTCACCCCCATTGAGACGGAAACCATTCCCAAAGGTCTCAACGAGGACATTATTCGCCTCATCTCCGCCAAGAAGAACGAGCCAGAGTTCATGCTGGAGTTTCGCCTGCGTGCCTATCGTCAATGGCTGAAGATGAGCGAGCCCCAATGGCCACGGGTGAGCTATCCCCCCATCAATTATCAAGACATCGTCTATTACTCAGCTCCGAAACAGAAGGAAAAGCTAAAAAGCTTGGATGAAGTAGATCCCGTTCTGCTGGAAACCTTTGAAAAACTAGGGATTCCCCTTTCAGAGCAAAAGCGGCTCACCAATGTAGCCGTAGATGCCATTTTCGATAGTGTGTCAGTGGCCACCACCTTCCGCGAGGAGTTGGCCAAGCAGGGGATCATTTTTTGCTCCATTTCTGAAGCGCTCCAGGACTATCCCGAGTTAGTGCAGAAATACTTAGGCAGTGTTGTTCCCATTGGCGATAATTTCTATGCTGCCTTGAACTCCGCAGTTTTTTCCGATGGCTCCTTCGTCTATGTTCCCAAGAATACCCGCTGTCCAATGGAGCTATCCACCTATTTCCGCATCAATAACGGTGAGTCGGGTCAGTTTGAGCGCACCCTGATCATTGCCGATGCCGGGAGCTACGTGAGCTATCTTGAGGGTTGTACTGCTCCCATGTTTGACACCAATCAACTCCATGCGGCAGTGGTGGAGCTGGTGGCTCTGGACAATGCCGAAATCAAATACTCCACTGTGCAAAACTGGTATGCCGGCGATGAAAATGGCAAAGGGGGCATTTACAACTTTGTGACGAAGCGGGGACTCTGCCTCGGCCGCAATTCCAAGATTTCCTGGACACAGGTGGAGACGGGTTCTGCCATTACTTGGAAATACCCCAGTTGTGTCTTGGTGGGGGATAACTCCGTGGGAGAATTTTACTCCGTTGCCCTCACCAATCACTACCAACAGGCGGACACGGGCACGAAGATGATCCACATTGGGAAAAATACCCGCAGCAGGATTGTCTCTAAGGGCATTTCGGCCGGCCACTCCCAAAATAGCTATCGCGGTCTGGTGAAAATTGGCCCCAAGGCCACAGGGGCACGCAACTACTCCCAATGCGATTCGATGCTCATTGGGGATACGGCCGCTGCCAATACCTTCCCCTATATTCAGGTGCAAAACCCCACTGCCCAGGTGGAGCATGAGGCTTCGACATCGAAAATTGGTGAAGATCAACTCTTCTACTTTGCCCAGCGGGGAATTTCCGCTGAAGATGCCGTCTCAATGATGATTAGTGGCTTCTGTCGCGATGTCTTTAATCAATTGCCGATGGAATTTGCAGTCGAGGCCGATCGCCTGCTGAGCCTGAAGCTAGAGGGAAGTGTGGGCTAA
- the sufR gene encoding iron-sulfur cluster biosynthesis transcriptional regulator SufR, which produces MTLTSDTKQDILHCLLRDGHLSAQELAAQLAISPQAVRRHLKDLEAEQLVTYKVLSGTVGRPQYRYTISEAGREELRQLQLRQQATHPKGFALELLESVAATLGPEQMQDVLQAAWQRKALAYREQMGSGTLAERLARLVALRQQEGYMAEFYPVSEPKGAYLLTEYNCAISAVAQSFPTVCHHELEMFAIALGDCAVERTHWLVDGEHRCGYLIRPLK; this is translated from the coding sequence GTGACGCTCACATCGGATACTAAACAGGACATCTTACACTGCCTTCTCCGCGACGGTCACCTCAGTGCTCAGGAGTTGGCGGCTCAACTGGCAATTAGTCCCCAGGCGGTGCGCCGGCATCTCAAGGATCTAGAGGCGGAGCAACTAGTGACCTATAAAGTCCTGTCGGGTACGGTGGGCCGTCCCCAATACCGTTACACGATTAGTGAGGCGGGACGCGAAGAGCTGCGGCAACTGCAACTGCGCCAACAGGCCACTCATCCCAAGGGTTTTGCCCTTGAACTCTTGGAATCCGTAGCAGCAACCCTTGGTCCAGAGCAGATGCAGGATGTATTGCAGGCAGCTTGGCAACGCAAGGCACTCGCCTATCGCGAGCAAATGGGCAGCGGCACGTTGGCGGAACGCTTAGCGCGGCTGGTGGCACTGCGGCAACAGGAAGGCTATATGGCCGAGTTTTACCCCGTGAGTGAGCCGAAAGGTGCCTATTTGTTGACGGAGTACAATTGTGCGATTTCCGCCGTTGCGCAGTCTTTTCCCACGGTCTGTCATCATGAGTTAGAGATGTTTGCGATCGCCCTCGGGGATTGTGCTGTCGAGCGCACCCATTGGCTGGTGGATGGTGAACATCGTTGCGGTTATCTTATTCGTCCCTTGAAGTAG
- a CDS encoding alpha/beta fold hydrolase, with amino-acid sequence MAFCPPTFVQQSLTTAMGRMVYYTPSDRYWGPVQSRPPLVFLHSLGGGSSHYEWSQVYPAFAPHYRVIAPDLIGWGESDHPARDYTSSDYWLMIAELLRMLGTPVTVVASSLTAGIVVRLAIQQPHLFGRLCLVCPSGFNDFGENQGQAIANALLSVPILDRLIYTLAAANPLAVRNFLTQFIFADPQRLRSETVEAYLDAACRPNAEWAALATLKGNLSFDLSQYLPQLTIPTVILWGEKAKLTPLSLGERLYATARDRLQQFRIIPKAGVLPHLEQPEWMIYSLRRDFLV; translated from the coding sequence ATGGCTTTTTGTCCCCCCACTTTTGTCCAGCAGAGCCTCACTACAGCAATGGGCCGTATGGTCTATTACACCCCCAGCGATCGCTACTGGGGTCCGGTGCAATCGCGACCTCCCCTCGTCTTTCTCCACAGTTTGGGGGGTGGCTCTAGCCACTATGAATGGTCGCAGGTGTATCCTGCCTTTGCACCGCATTACCGCGTTATTGCCCCGGATCTCATTGGTTGGGGGGAGTCCGATCATCCTGCCCGCGACTACACCAGCAGCGACTACTGGTTAATGATTGCGGAACTGCTGCGAATGCTGGGAACGCCCGTTACCGTTGTCGCCTCCTCCTTGACGGCAGGGATTGTTGTCCGGTTGGCGATTCAGCAACCCCATCTCTTTGGGCGTTTGTGTCTGGTCTGCCCCAGTGGGTTCAATGACTTTGGGGAAAACCAAGGACAGGCGATCGCCAATGCCCTCCTGAGTGTACCGATCCTGGATCGCCTCATCTACACCCTGGCTGCCGCTAACCCCTTGGCGGTGCGCAACTTCCTCACCCAGTTTATTTTTGCTGATCCGCAACGGCTGCGCTCGGAAACCGTTGAAGCCTACCTGGATGCCGCCTGTCGTCCCAATGCCGAATGGGCAGCTCTGGCGACCCTGAAGGGAAATCTCTCCTTTGATCTTAGCCAGTATTTACCCCAATTAACTATCCCTACGGTCATTCTCTGGGGAGAAAAGGCAAAGCTCACGCCCCTCTCCCTTGGTGAGCGACTCTATGCCACCGCCCGCGATCGCCTGCAACAGTTTCGAATCATCCCCAAGGCAGGGGTCTTACCCCATCTGGAGCAACCCGAATGGATGATTTACAGCCTGCGGCGCGATTTCTTGGTTTGA
- the psb28 gene encoding photosystem II reaction center protein Psb28, whose amino-acid sequence MAEIQFIRGINEEVVPDVRLTRARDGSSGQAMFYFDNPKIVQEGNLEVTGMYMVDEEGEIVTRDVNAKFINGQPVAIEATYTMRSPQEWDRFIRFMDRYAASHGLGFQKSENS is encoded by the coding sequence ATGGCAGAAATTCAATTTATCCGTGGCATTAATGAAGAAGTCGTGCCTGATGTCCGTTTGACACGGGCACGGGATGGCAGCAGTGGTCAGGCCATGTTTTACTTCGATAACCCCAAAATTGTCCAAGAGGGCAATCTGGAGGTCACGGGGATGTACATGGTGGACGAAGAAGGGGAAATTGTGACCCGTGATGTCAATGCCAAGTTCATTAACGGCCAGCCCGTTGCCATTGAGGCCACCTATACTATGCGTAGTCCCCAAGAGTGGGATCGCTTTATTCGCTTTATGGATCGCTACGCCGCCAGCCATGGCCTTGGCTTTCAGAAGTCTGAGAACTCTTGA